The following proteins are encoded in a genomic region of Dyadobacter sp. UC 10:
- a CDS encoding DUF898 domain-containing protein: MESKLLLEKELEPIFLGKFPPFSESVKEFLVEYGPYFILVLSGIAVFGLLVAFGFGGAAVGLGAVAPGIGFNFYLGVALGVITLIMYLMSFSPLRARRRAGWNLLYYALLIGILSNLIQLSIFGAVVGAIVGFWVLFQIREKYVH; the protein is encoded by the coding sequence ATGGAATCAAAATTACTTTTGGAAAAGGAACTGGAACCTATTTTCCTTGGTAAATTCCCTCCCTTTTCGGAATCTGTCAAAGAGTTTCTGGTCGAGTACGGTCCTTATTTTATTCTTGTCCTTTCTGGTATTGCGGTTTTTGGCCTGCTGGTCGCGTTTGGTTTTGGCGGTGCGGCGGTGGGGCTGGGGGCAGTTGCGCCGGGAATTGGCTTTAACTTTTACCTTGGTGTCGCACTCGGAGTCATTACCCTTATTATGTATTTAATGTCGTTTTCGCCGCTGCGTGCCAGGAGGCGTGCCGGCTGGAACCTGCTTTATTATGCATTGCTGATTGGTATCCTAAGTAATTTGATCCAGCTGAGCATTTTTGGAGCCGTGGTCGGGGCGATTGTAGGTTTCTGGGTTCTGTTTCAAATCCGGGAAAAGTACGTGCACTAG
- a CDS encoding alanine dehydrogenase yields the protein MAQPQITGFEELAKQSILYPQESLMAVKKDQNALHIGLPKEVSLQENRIALTPDAVGILVRNGHEVWVERDAGKGANLSDHEYSEAGAKIVQSAEEVYQAKVILKIEPLVEEEFRYIKSGTTLISALNLPALEKPYFEKLNEQKITGISYELIEDKVGGKPIIRAMGEIAGSTVLLIAAEYLSTPNGGRGIILGGITGVPPTKIVILGAGTVSEYATRAAISVGADIKVFDKHIYRLQRLKYAIGQNLYTSIIDSDILAEAIARADVVIGTMRAENGVSPLVVTKEMVSKMKPGSVIIDVSIDQGGSFETSRMTTHKNPIFRYNDVIHYCVPNIPSRVAHTASNALSNVFLPFLLQTGTIGGIEEMIYANRWFMKGVYCHKGTLTNSHIARSFNMRYKDLTLLLAARM from the coding sequence ATGGCGCAACCACAGATTACCGGCTTTGAAGAGCTAGCCAAGCAGTCGATTTTGTATCCGCAGGAATCATTAATGGCTGTAAAAAAGGATCAGAATGCATTGCATATTGGTCTGCCGAAGGAAGTTTCTTTACAGGAAAACAGGATCGCGCTGACACCCGACGCCGTCGGTATCCTTGTCAGGAACGGGCATGAAGTATGGGTGGAACGCGACGCAGGAAAAGGGGCCAACCTGTCGGACCATGAATACAGCGAGGCGGGGGCGAAAATTGTTCAGAGCGCGGAGGAAGTTTACCAGGCCAAGGTTATTCTCAAAATTGAACCCCTGGTAGAAGAGGAATTCCGGTACATCAAATCGGGTACCACGCTGATATCCGCTCTCAATCTGCCTGCACTCGAAAAGCCATATTTCGAAAAACTGAATGAGCAGAAAATTACAGGTATCAGCTATGAACTGATTGAAGATAAGGTGGGGGGCAAGCCTATTATCCGGGCTATGGGGGAAATAGCCGGAAGTACCGTGCTGCTGATTGCTGCCGAGTACCTGTCAACCCCCAATGGAGGCAGGGGGATCATTTTAGGTGGCATCACCGGAGTCCCGCCGACTAAGATCGTTATTCTTGGAGCAGGTACTGTTTCCGAATATGCTACCCGCGCGGCGATCAGCGTCGGTGCGGATATTAAAGTTTTTGACAAACACATTTACCGGCTGCAACGACTCAAATACGCGATCGGACAGAATCTTTACACTTCAATCATCGATTCGGATATACTTGCAGAGGCTATTGCGAGGGCAGATGTTGTGATTGGCACCATGCGTGCCGAAAATGGAGTTAGCCCGCTTGTAGTAACCAAAGAAATGGTGTCGAAAATGAAACCGGGCTCGGTAATCATTGACGTTAGCATCGATCAGGGCGGATCATTTGAAACTTCAAGAATGACCACACATAAAAACCCGATTTTCCGCTATAATGACGTAATCCATTACTGTGTTCCTAATATCCCGTCTCGGGTTGCACATACGGCCAGTAATGCTTTAAGTAATGTTTTTCTGCCATTTTTGCTGCAAACCGGAACAATTGGAGGCATTGAAGAAATGATTTATGCCAACCGTTGGTTTATGAAGGGAGTTTACTGCCACAAAGGAACGCTCACCAACTCACACATCGCCAGAAGTTTCAACATGAGGTACAAAGATCTGACGTTGTTGCTGGCTGCGAGGATGTAG
- the tsaE gene encoding tRNA (adenosine(37)-N6)-threonylcarbamoyltransferase complex ATPase subunit type 1 TsaE has translation MKDLPVTIHFNTLDELEKVSSELFKLGKDTPVWLFEGHMGAGKTTLIKALCKYLGVGSNVHSPTFSLVNEYVAEGNPVYHFDFYRIKDETEALDMGIEEYFDSGAYCFVEWPGKIESLWPAAYLYLNLRADENGMRILEVAKA, from the coding sequence ATGAAGGATCTGCCTGTCACAATTCATTTCAATACCCTCGATGAACTGGAAAAAGTATCTTCCGAACTTTTTAAATTAGGAAAAGACACGCCCGTTTGGCTGTTTGAGGGACATATGGGTGCAGGTAAGACAACACTGATCAAGGCACTTTGCAAGTATCTGGGTGTCGGATCTAACGTGCATAGTCCGACGTTTTCACTTGTAAATGAATATGTGGCCGAAGGGAATCCTGTCTATCATTTTGATTTTTACAGGATCAAAGATGAAACGGAAGCGCTGGATATGGGTATTGAAGAATATTTTGATTCAGGGGCCTACTGTTTTGTAGAATGGCCTGGAAAAATAGAGTCGCTTTGGCCAGCCGCGTATCTGTACCTGAACCTGCGGGCAGACGAAAACGGCATGCGAATATTAGAAGTAGCAAAAGCATAG
- a CDS encoding Gfo/Idh/MocA family protein, with protein sequence MNAESINRRDFLKAGAVISSFMIVPRHVLGKGFTAPSDKIVFGFIGCGRQAGGLRNRFMALPDVQVSAASDVYPVKLETFVSLANKGNAEKTGKADYKATQGFADFRELLNKKDIDAVVIASPDHWHASMAVMAARAGKDIYCEKPLSLTVREGRAMVDATRKNKRVFQTGSMQRSAPEFTKAVQLVRSGAIGKVEKVYINVGGPPKVWDLQAETLPAGLDWKMWMGPNTIERPYNNQLAPAMDAKFWPAWRNYDEFGGGGMTDWGAHMFDIAQWGLDMDNSGPVELIYSDPQKGMIFKYANGAEMIHRPMEGKQHCHFVGTEGEVFVARGELKTTPETLKDKAFAEGDANVYVSTSHYQDFVDAIRSRKPPICDVEVGHRTASVCNIGNISYRLGRSLKWDPAKETFEKDKEANQLLGRIMQKEWKV encoded by the coding sequence ATGAATGCGGAAAGTATAAACAGAAGGGATTTCTTAAAAGCCGGAGCGGTCATTTCTTCATTTATGATCGTACCGAGGCATGTTTTGGGAAAAGGCTTTACGGCGCCGAGCGATAAGATCGTTTTTGGCTTTATAGGCTGCGGCCGGCAGGCTGGTGGATTAAGGAACCGCTTTATGGCTCTGCCTGATGTGCAGGTTTCGGCTGCCTCGGACGTTTACCCGGTTAAGTTGGAAACGTTTGTAAGCCTGGCCAACAAAGGTAATGCGGAGAAAACGGGAAAAGCAGATTACAAGGCCACGCAGGGATTTGCAGATTTCAGGGAACTACTGAATAAGAAGGATATCGACGCGGTGGTAATTGCGTCGCCCGATCACTGGCATGCTTCCATGGCAGTAATGGCGGCCAGGGCAGGTAAGGATATTTACTGTGAAAAACCGCTTTCATTGACAGTTAGGGAAGGCAGAGCTATGGTAGATGCGACCCGAAAGAACAAGCGTGTTTTCCAGACGGGAAGTATGCAGCGATCCGCGCCGGAATTTACCAAAGCCGTGCAGCTGGTGCGAAGCGGCGCGATCGGGAAGGTGGAAAAAGTGTATATTAATGTAGGTGGGCCGCCGAAGGTGTGGGATTTACAGGCGGAAACTCTGCCGGCTGGTCTCGACTGGAAAATGTGGATGGGGCCGAATACCATTGAGCGACCATATAACAACCAGCTGGCGCCCGCGATGGACGCGAAATTCTGGCCGGCCTGGCGGAATTATGATGAATTTGGAGGTGGCGGCATGACCGACTGGGGAGCGCATATGTTTGATATCGCCCAATGGGGCCTGGATATGGACAACAGTGGGCCGGTAGAATTGATTTATTCCGATCCGCAAAAGGGGATGATATTCAAATACGCAAACGGCGCGGAAATGATCCACCGGCCAATGGAAGGGAAGCAGCATTGTCATTTTGTAGGAACTGAGGGGGAGGTTTTTGTTGCGAGAGGAGAATTGAAAACTACTCCTGAAACGCTGAAAGACAAGGCTTTTGCAGAGGGTGATGCTAATGTATATGTGAGCACGAGCCACTATCAGGATTTTGTCGATGCGATCAGAAGTCGTAAGCCGCCAATTTGTGACGTCGAGGTAGGGCATCGGACTGCGTCTGTTTGTAATATCGGCAATATATCCTATCGGCTCGGGAGGTCGCTCAAATGGGATCCGGCAAAGGAAACTTTTGAAAAAGATAAGGAAGCGAATCAGCTTTTGGGAAGAATTATGCAGAAAGAGTGGAAGGTGTAG
- a CDS encoding sugar phosphate isomerase/epimerase family protein, producing MTPPISRRDFLVKSALAGAAAPLLFDQTITASLSQPADNLKINIFSKHLQFLNFQDMSEAAKEIGFDGIDLTVRPKGHVLPDKVETDLPLAVEAMKKVGFSPSMFCTAVEDATNPVDKKLLETASKLGFKYYRMNWYKYNDQQTIPQLLDQYREKMAGLGKLNEKLNLIGCYQNHAGRLVGASMFEVWQILQKANPKTMGAQYDIRHATLEGGLSWQTGFNLIKPSIRTIVLKDFMWEKTNGKWGPKSVPLGEGMVDFKTYFKLLKDNKVDVPICLHLEYPLGGADQGAFNITVDKKVVFDAMKRDLQKAKELWAEA from the coding sequence ATGACCCCACCTATTTCCCGCCGTGACTTTTTGGTAAAATCAGCGCTTGCAGGAGCAGCTGCGCCATTATTATTTGATCAAACCATAACAGCGTCGCTAAGCCAGCCTGCGGATAATTTGAAAATCAACATATTTTCAAAGCACCTGCAATTCCTGAATTTCCAGGACATGTCGGAAGCTGCCAAAGAGATCGGTTTTGACGGAATTGACCTGACTGTCCGTCCGAAGGGCCACGTGCTTCCTGACAAAGTAGAGACGGACCTTCCGCTGGCGGTTGAAGCCATGAAAAAAGTTGGCTTTTCACCTTCGATGTTCTGTACAGCGGTAGAAGATGCGACCAATCCTGTGGATAAAAAACTGCTGGAAACCGCCTCTAAACTGGGTTTTAAATACTACCGGATGAACTGGTACAAATACAATGATCAGCAAACCATCCCGCAGCTTCTGGACCAGTACCGGGAGAAAATGGCGGGGCTGGGTAAATTGAATGAAAAATTGAACCTAATCGGTTGCTATCAAAACCACGCTGGGCGGCTCGTAGGTGCGTCGATGTTCGAGGTCTGGCAAATACTTCAGAAAGCCAATCCTAAGACAATGGGCGCGCAATACGATATCCGCCACGCCACGCTCGAAGGCGGATTATCGTGGCAAACAGGCTTTAACCTGATCAAACCGAGTATCCGGACGATTGTGCTGAAAGATTTTATGTGGGAGAAAACAAATGGAAAATGGGGACCGAAAAGTGTGCCCCTCGGCGAAGGAATGGTCGATTTCAAAACTTATTTCAAACTATTGAAAGACAACAAAGTAGACGTACCGATCTGCCTTCACCTCGAATATCCGCTGGGCGGTGCCGACCAGGGTGCATTCAATATCACCGTGGATAAAAAAGTGGTTTTCGACGCAATGAAAAGGGATTTACAAAAAGCAAAAGAGCTGTGGGCGGAGGCGTAG
- a CDS encoding type II toxin-antitoxin system VapC family toxin encodes MTKYLLDTHILLWHSEDNRQLSTDILTRISSPDSSLFVSQASYWELTIKKSLGKLDLSVSVQAFCQSAIENSFQTLAIQTEHFACLEALPLLHSDPFDRMIIAQAISEHMVVITQDQKFRFYEGMVDILWN; translated from the coding sequence ATGACAAAATACCTTCTAGATACACACATTTTACTTTGGCATTCGGAGGACAACCGACAACTTTCAACGGACATTCTTACCCGGATAAGCTCACCCGATTCAAGCTTGTTTGTAAGTCAGGCAAGCTACTGGGAATTAACTATTAAGAAAAGCCTGGGCAAGCTTGATCTGAGCGTTTCGGTACAGGCATTTTGTCAATCTGCCATAGAAAATTCGTTTCAAACACTTGCTATTCAGACTGAGCATTTCGCTTGCCTGGAAGCGCTACCCTTACTTCATTCAGATCCTTTCGACAGAATGATTATCGCACAAGCGATTTCAGAGCATATGGTCGTGATTACTCAGGACCAGAAGTTCCGTTTCTATGAGGGCATGGTAGATATTCTCTGGAACTGA
- a CDS encoding Gfo/Idh/MocA family oxidoreductase, with product MSSKILNVGLIGFGLSGRYFHAPFLSTNPGFKIKTVVERTKNDAQAFDPEIGNARSVDELLSDQSIDLVFICTPNDTHFPYAMDALENGKHVVIEKPFAATEEEAKQLFALAEKKGLILTAYQNRRWDSDFLTLKKLLAEGKLGDIVEYESRYDRFREVVPTESWKEKPVPVGGNLYNLGPHLIDQALVLFGEPETVTADVRAVRPNSEIDDYFDIRLGYKDKLVIVKSSLMVYENQLRYVLHGTKGSFIKGGLDPQEETLRKDILPNTEPWGVEPESRWGKLYTENFSGVIKSEAGDYASFYQNVYDAIVGNAELAVKPEEILRTTRVIDLAMRSSAEKKVLNF from the coding sequence ATGTCTTCAAAAATCCTGAATGTTGGTCTGATAGGTTTCGGGTTATCGGGACGTTATTTTCATGCACCGTTCCTGAGCACGAATCCCGGCTTTAAAATCAAAACGGTTGTTGAAAGAACAAAGAACGATGCGCAGGCATTTGATCCCGAAATCGGAAATGCAAGGTCCGTGGATGAGCTGCTTAGCGATCAATCGATCGACCTTGTTTTTATCTGCACCCCCAACGATACCCATTTCCCTTATGCGATGGATGCGCTCGAAAACGGCAAGCACGTCGTGATCGAAAAGCCTTTTGCAGCAACAGAAGAAGAAGCAAAGCAACTATTCGCCCTTGCTGAAAAGAAAGGCCTGATATTGACCGCATATCAAAACCGGCGCTGGGACTCTGACTTCTTAACGCTCAAAAAACTACTCGCCGAAGGTAAGCTCGGCGATATTGTAGAATACGAAAGCCGCTATGACCGGTTCCGAGAAGTGGTGCCTACCGAATCCTGGAAAGAAAAGCCGGTGCCGGTGGGTGGCAATTTGTACAACCTCGGGCCACATTTGATCGACCAGGCGCTGGTGCTCTTCGGCGAACCTGAAACGGTAACCGCCGACGTAAGAGCGGTGCGTCCCAATAGTGAGATTGACGACTATTTCGATATCCGGTTGGGCTATAAAGACAAGCTGGTGATCGTGAAATCGAGCCTGATGGTTTATGAAAATCAATTGCGTTATGTGTTGCACGGCACCAAAGGATCATTCATCAAAGGCGGCCTGGATCCACAGGAAGAGACTTTACGCAAAGATATACTTCCAAATACCGAACCCTGGGGAGTGGAACCGGAAAGTCGCTGGGGCAAGCTTTACACTGAGAATTTTTCAGGAGTTATTAAAAGCGAGGCGGGTGATTATGCTTCCTTTTATCAGAATGTATATGACGCAATCGTCGGCAATGCTGAGCTCGCTGTGAAGCCGGAAGAAATTTTGCGCACTACCCGTGTGATCGACCTGGCTATGCGGAGCAGCGCAGAGAAAAAGGTACTCAATTTCTAA
- a CDS encoding RNA polymerase sigma factor → MSQKKPNIIQTVAAYSKQLLGFIRPRVNTDEDAEDILQDVWYQLSSVPEIEAIEQVGSWLYRVARNRIIDKYRKQKPDFLEDYGYEDEDGEFSFKEILLADDNSPETAYLKELFWEQFTLALEELPENQRNVFIWNELEDQTFQQISDRTGDNIKTLISRKRYAVKHLRERLETVYREFVNY, encoded by the coding sequence TTGTCGCAGAAAAAACCAAATATCATTCAAACCGTAGCCGCATATAGCAAGCAGCTGCTTGGCTTTATTCGCCCGCGGGTGAATACCGACGAGGATGCGGAGGATATTTTACAGGATGTTTGGTACCAGCTGAGCAGCGTTCCGGAGATCGAGGCGATTGAACAAGTGGGCAGCTGGCTCTACCGCGTGGCGCGCAACCGTATCATTGACAAATACCGCAAGCAAAAGCCTGATTTTCTGGAAGATTACGGTTATGAAGATGAAGACGGTGAGTTCAGCTTCAAGGAAATCCTGCTTGCTGACGACAACTCACCTGAAACCGCCTATTTGAAAGAACTATTCTGGGAACAGTTTACACTCGCACTGGAAGAACTTCCGGAGAACCAGAGAAATGTATTCATTTGGAATGAGTTGGAAGACCAGACTTTTCAGCAAATTTCTGACAGGACGGGAGATAACATCAAGACTTTGATTTCCCGGAAACGATACGCCGTGAAGCATTTGCGTGAGCGGCTGGAAACGGTTTACCGGGAGTTTGTAAATTATTAA
- a CDS encoding Hsp20/alpha crystallin family protein yields MCNRYGNRGFGIRHDHYSRFPGNHREYRVPVNIVKNEGSYELYVFAPARTKEDFRINIKGHELSISYHQKDEAGEKRNWIRHEFSKASFERTFMIDETVDSENIRAEYENGILQLTLPIIPGSEKPAQEIRVS; encoded by the coding sequence ATGTGTAACAGATATGGAAATCGTGGCTTTGGAATACGCCACGATCATTACAGCCGCTTTCCGGGAAACCACCGCGAATACCGCGTTCCTGTGAATATTGTTAAAAATGAAGGTAGCTACGAACTGTACGTATTTGCCCCCGCTCGTACCAAAGAGGATTTCAGGATCAATATCAAAGGGCACGAGCTCAGTATTTCCTACCATCAGAAAGATGAAGCTGGGGAGAAACGCAACTGGATCCGGCACGAGTTCAGCAAAGCATCATTTGAAAGGACATTCATGATCGACGAGACTGTCGATTCCGAAAATATTCGCGCAGAATACGAAAATGGCATTTTACAACTCACCCTCCCGATTATTCCCGGCTCAGAAAAACCTGCCCAGGAAATCAGGGTAAGTTGA
- a CDS encoding FG-GAP-like repeat-containing protein, producing the protein MSVKHLLLTIVLSYLLLACKKEVKTFTQLDPDETGITFSNRVSENDTMNILAFEYVYNGGGVALGDFNNDSLTDVYFTGNTVENRLYLNKGDFKFEDITKQAGVAPKNKWSTGVALVDINNDNLLDIYVCASVREVAGERENLLYVNQGLDKNKTPVFKEMGKEYGIADTTHTTNAAFLDYDNDGDLDLFLLVNEMDDNNFPNKYHKKIVDGSSRRTDRLYRNDWNADLKHPVFTNVSKEAGILIEGYGLGVNVTDVNQDGWKDIYVTNDYLTNDLLYINNGDGTFTDKAATYFKHTSHSAMGNDVADINNDGLVDVIAVDMMPATNKRKKMMTPANSYVTYQNNDLFGYQYQVARNTLQLNQGKIGNGKDPVFSEIGLLSGIAETDWSWAPMVTDFDNDGLRDMIVTNGFPRDITDLDFIAYRMEVSSVMEPMMMLDYIPAVKLKNFAFKNEGNLGFKNVTDAWGIEAASFSNGAAYADLDNDGDLDYVVNNINDSAAVFRNNSVQIKKAESNYLRIGFKGDRSNKNGIGAIVEIAYANGQKQIAENSPYRGYLSSVEPVLHFGLGKEKNVKELKVTWPGGNTQSLKNIAVNQVLVLNEKNAKPAPPANAAPADLPLFEDITAKLNVSYVHKETDVIDFNVQKLLPHKLSQFGPALAAGDVNGDGLDDIFVGGAMQHKGRFLIQQAGGGFKVSDLLPGLEGAAKDTEDMGVLLFDADSDKDLDLFIVSGSYEINRDSPGLRSTLYINNGKGGFTLDVPALPQLSVNGSCVKAVDYDRDGDLDLFVGGRVESGMYPKPVSSYILRNDTKNSVVKFSDVTAVVAPALVNLGLVCDALWTDFDHDGWPDLLVAGEWMPLTFFRNENGKFRKVTSGLENKKGWWGSLVAGDFDNDGDMDYIAGNLGLNSLSRASETKPVSMYAKDFNNDGYFDAIPTVFYKAEDETYKEFPYNTRDDLGKQIIQVRQRFQEYSKFAQASLPDILKPEELKDALHVTANWMKSSYIENQGNGKFVMSELPLQAQFAPIFGMIADDFDQDGNLDVMLSGNDYGSEVSVGRYDAFYGLILKGNGNGTFKPLSHSQSGYLTKGNAKGLVRLNAGTNKFLTATSQNRDSIRFHQNTRVLRVVPVNTLETSAILKLKNGKSRREEINYGSSFLSQSAHSLVLPPYVTEAVIMDSKGSRRVVK; encoded by the coding sequence ATGTCTGTGAAACATTTACTTCTGACAATCGTCCTTTCATATCTTCTTCTGGCTTGTAAGAAGGAGGTCAAAACATTTACCCAGCTTGATCCTGATGAAACCGGTATAACTTTCTCCAACCGGGTCTCAGAAAACGATACGATGAATATCCTCGCATTTGAATATGTGTATAATGGGGGCGGGGTGGCTTTGGGGGATTTTAATAATGATAGTCTGACCGACGTATACTTCACGGGGAATACGGTTGAAAACCGGCTATACCTGAACAAAGGAGACTTTAAATTTGAAGACATAACAAAGCAGGCTGGCGTCGCGCCGAAAAATAAATGGTCCACCGGGGTGGCTTTGGTGGATATCAATAATGATAATCTGCTGGATATTTATGTCTGCGCTTCGGTAAGGGAAGTGGCGGGTGAGCGCGAGAATTTGCTTTATGTCAACCAGGGACTTGACAAAAATAAGACACCTGTTTTCAAAGAAATGGGTAAAGAATATGGCATTGCCGACACTACCCACACGACCAACGCTGCCTTTCTGGATTATGATAACGATGGCGACCTGGATCTTTTCCTGCTGGTCAACGAAATGGACGACAATAATTTTCCCAATAAATACCACAAGAAAATTGTCGACGGCTCCTCCCGCAGAACTGACAGGCTTTACAGAAACGACTGGAATGCAGACCTGAAACATCCCGTATTTACGAATGTTTCCAAAGAGGCGGGCATTCTGATCGAAGGTTATGGGCTGGGTGTCAATGTGACGGACGTCAATCAGGACGGTTGGAAGGACATTTATGTAACCAATGATTATCTGACGAACGACCTGCTTTATATTAATAATGGTGACGGAACATTTACTGACAAAGCCGCTACGTATTTCAAACACACCTCGCATTCGGCAATGGGGAATGATGTAGCCGATATTAATAACGACGGGTTGGTTGACGTGATCGCGGTAGATATGATGCCCGCCACCAACAAGCGAAAAAAAATGATGACGCCGGCGAACAGCTACGTTACCTATCAGAACAATGATCTGTTTGGTTACCAGTACCAGGTTGCCCGGAACACATTGCAGTTGAATCAGGGAAAGATCGGGAATGGCAAAGATCCGGTTTTCAGCGAAATCGGATTGTTGAGCGGCATTGCAGAAACGGACTGGAGCTGGGCGCCGATGGTGACGGATTTTGATAATGACGGTTTGAGGGATATGATTGTTACCAACGGTTTTCCGCGCGATATAACCGACCTGGATTTCATCGCCTACCGCATGGAAGTGTCGAGCGTCATGGAGCCGATGATGATGCTTGATTATATTCCGGCTGTCAAGCTGAAAAATTTTGCATTCAAAAATGAGGGTAACCTGGGCTTTAAGAATGTTACCGACGCCTGGGGGATCGAGGCGGCGAGCTTTTCAAATGGCGCGGCTTATGCGGATCTCGATAATGATGGCGACCTGGATTATGTCGTGAACAATATCAATGATTCAGCGGCGGTTTTCCGGAACAATAGTGTTCAGATAAAAAAAGCAGAAAGCAATTACCTGCGGATTGGCTTTAAAGGTGATCGTTCGAATAAAAATGGTATCGGAGCAATTGTGGAGATCGCCTATGCAAATGGTCAAAAGCAGATTGCTGAAAACTCACCTTACCGCGGATATTTGTCCTCTGTGGAGCCTGTGTTGCATTTTGGTTTGGGAAAAGAAAAAAATGTAAAGGAATTGAAGGTTACGTGGCCCGGGGGCAATACGCAGTCTTTGAAAAACATCGCAGTGAATCAGGTATTGGTATTGAATGAAAAGAATGCAAAACCCGCCCCGCCAGCAAACGCAGCTCCTGCTGACTTACCTCTTTTTGAGGATATTACCGCGAAGTTGAACGTTTCTTACGTGCATAAAGAAACTGACGTGATCGATTTTAATGTGCAGAAACTGTTGCCGCACAAATTATCCCAATTCGGACCGGCTTTGGCAGCGGGAGATGTAAATGGCGACGGGCTGGATGATATTTTCGTCGGTGGTGCCATGCAGCACAAAGGCCGGTTCCTGATCCAGCAGGCTGGCGGTGGCTTCAAGGTGTCGGATTTACTCCCCGGCCTGGAAGGAGCAGCCAAGGACACGGAAGATATGGGTGTTTTGCTTTTTGATGCCGATAGTGACAAAGACCTCGACCTTTTTATCGTCAGCGGGAGCTATGAGATCAACAGGGACTCGCCGGGTTTGCGCAGCACTTTATATATCAATAATGGTAAAGGCGGGTTTACTTTGGACGTGCCGGCTTTGCCGCAGCTTTCGGTCAACGGTTCCTGCGTAAAGGCGGTAGACTACGACAGGGACGGCGATCTGGATCTTTTTGTAGGCGGCCGCGTTGAGTCCGGCATGTATCCCAAGCCGGTTTCCAGTTATATTTTAAGGAATGACACTAAAAATAGCGTTGTCAAATTTTCAGATGTAACCGCCGTCGTGGCGCCAGCGCTTGTAAACCTCGGACTTGTTTGTGACGCACTATGGACTGATTTCGATCATGACGGCTGGCCGGACTTGCTGGTTGCCGGAGAGTGGATGCCGCTGACTTTTTTTCGAAATGAAAACGGGAAATTCCGTAAGGTTACCTCAGGACTCGAAAACAAAAAAGGCTGGTGGGGTAGTCTGGTTGCGGGAGATTTCGATAACGATGGTGATATGGACTATATCGCCGGTAACCTGGGGCTGAATTCGCTAAGCAGGGCCTCGGAAACCAAGCCGGTAAGTATGTATGCCAAAGATTTCAACAACGACGGCTATTTCGATGCAATACCAACTGTCTTCTATAAGGCTGAGGATGAAACGTATAAGGAATTTCCCTACAACACGCGGGATGATCTGGGCAAGCAGATTATCCAGGTACGTCAGCGGTTTCAGGAATACAGCAAATTCGCACAAGCTTCCTTACCAGACATTTTGAAGCCGGAAGAGTTGAAGGACGCGCTGCATGTTACAGCCAACTGGATGAAGAGCAGCTATATTGAAAATCAGGGAAATGGGAAGTTCGTTATGAGTGAGCTGCCGCTGCAGGCCCAGTTTGCGCCGATTTTCGGAATGATCGCGGATGATTTTGATCAGGATGGAAACCTGGATGTAATGCTTTCGGGTAATGATTATGGGTCAGAAGTATCTGTCGGGCGGTACGATGCATTTTATGGATTGATTTTGAAAGGAAATGGTAACGGTACATTTAAGCCGTTGAGCCACTCTCAAAGCGGGTACCTGACAAAAGGGAATGCGAAAGGGCTGGTGAGACTAAATGCCGGTACTAATAAATTCCTGACTGCTACTTCCCAAAACCGCGATTCGATCAGGTTTCACCAAAATACCCGGGTGTTGCGCGTTGTTCCGGTGAATACGCTGGAAACTTCTGCGATATTGAAACTTAAAAACGGCAAAAGCAGGAGAGAAGAGATCAATTATGGTTCTTCATTTTTGTCGCAATCCGCGCATTCACTTGTCTTGCCACCTTATGTGACTGAGGCAGTTATTATGGATTCCAAAGGATCCAGGCGGGTGGTTAAGTAA